From Phaeodactylum tricornutum CCAP 1055/1 chromosome 11, complete sequence, one genomic window encodes:
- a CDS encoding predicted protein, which translates to MLSRLPFRCMLLLLASSHAEASAAAAATGNSFRKTYSAAASRRAKALSRPLLKSSVKYRRIVAPTSISDRSRRMGALMVAELKRKLHTKVADLSEAFEPVLKARGILCELDTLYLLKACRKLEMTMKLIGQRQSAREMENNIHKVEALYHSAPHARRKTLEMLLEYEKELGIHQPNGILKDPSVAMGFLWIRRSLSFQYKMYSLILDSNLSTTEAALSAYRTELEPFHGWALQRIHTLALKTTPPSHELLATIGGFRDENFGRIEEEV; encoded by the coding sequence ATGTTATCAAGGCTCCCCTTCCGTTGcatgctgctgctgttggcAAGTTCTCATGCTGAAGCTTCCGCGGCGGCTGCAGCCACTGGAAATTCCTTCAGGAAAACATATTCTGCAGCAGCGTCTCGAAGAGCAAAGGCCTTGTCCCGTCCTCTCTTGAAATCTAGTGTAAAGTATCGCCGGATTGTAGCTCCGACGTCTATAAGTGATCGAAGCAGAAGAATGGGCGCGCTCATGGTGGCCGAACTCAAGCGCAAACTGCACACCAAAGTCGCCGACCTCTCGGAAGCTTTTGAGCCAGTGCTTAAAGCCAGAGGCATCTTGTGCGAGTTGGATACACTGTATCTACTCAAAGCTTGTCGAAAACTTGAAATGACGATGAAACTAATAGGTCAAAGACAAAGCGCACGGGAGATGGAAAACAACATTCACAAAGTAGAAGCGCTTTATCACTCTGCACCGCATGCGCGACGCAAAACGCTCGAGATGCTTTTGGAATACGAAAAGGAGCTCGGAATTCATCAGCCGAATGGTATTTTGAAGGACCCCTCGGTCGCCATGGGATTCTTGTGGATACGCCGATCACTGTCCTTTCAGTACAAGATGTACTCGCTAATTTTGGACTCCAATTTGTCGACTACGGAAGCTGCCCTATCGGCATACCGCACTGAGCTAGAACCATTCCATGGTTGGGCGCTTCAGCGTATACATACACTCGCGCTCAAAACAACTCCTCCAAGCCATGAATTGCTCGCTACTATTGGTGGCTTCCGGGATGAGAATTTTGGTCGCATCGAGGAAGAGGTA
- a CDS encoding predicted protein (DNA topoisomerase I involved in DNA replication, recombination and repair. Highly closed to the Thalassiosira protein thaps1 165881.) has product MQSFLWWNAPELPEGCQWRTMEHSGVSFPETYEPHGVKMMYDGQPVELTPIQEEAATFFAAMDPEGMHLGNPKTGKIFIKNFFADFREILGKKHIVKEFKKCDFEPIRKHLNEQKIIRKAITDEERKANKEDRSQTLHQFGFSIVDGHIERVGNFNMEPPGAFRGRGEHPKMGKLKSRVLPEQVSLNLSECAPVPPCPVPGHAWSDVRHDPRGQWLATWKENINNQSKYMQLAAQSSFKGKSDRSKYSKAGLLCKNIEKIRKSYKKDLKSKDMEVKQLATATWVIDRLALRVGGEKDTDEEADTVGCCSLRVEHLHFDPNGEGGDSKEIELEFLGKDSMLFKQTIDFGATLYNDSNGLGAQVYDNLKSFCKKKKSSEEVFHVINPTMLNNHLKQFMDGLSAKVFRTYNASKTLQTELRKYEVSPAWRNLTASEKVVEYNNANREVAILCNHQRSVSKAQETQLENITAKVGMLKKQKKDLKKILKLLTAGEADKIPTKKSPQTMTDEQVVKKIEAWNGKISKMEMDLKHKDDNKEVSLGTSKINYMDPRISVAWCKRNEVPIEKIFSKTLRDKFNWAMAVVPDWEFNEHIAKEA; this is encoded by the exons ATGCAATCGTTTCTCTGGTGGAATGCACCTGAGCTTCCTGAAGGATGCCAATGGCGCACAATGGAGCATTCAGGAGTCAGTTTTCCGGAGACCTACGAACCACATGGAGTCAAAATGATGTATGATGGACAACCAGTTGAATTGACTCCCATTCAGGAAGAAGCGGCTACTTTCTTTGCCGCCATGGACCCCGAAGGTATGCATCTGGGCAATCCCAAGACAGGGAAAATCTTCATCAAGAATTTTTTTGCAGACTTTCGGGAAATTTTGGGGAAGAAACATATCGTAAAGGAATTCAAAAAATGCGACTTTGAGCCCATTCGAAAGCATTTGAACGAGCAAAAGATCATCCGAAAAGCCATCACAGATGAGGAACGAAAGGCCAACAA GGAGGACCGGAGTCAAACGCTTCATCAATTTGGTTTTTCTATCGTCGATGGACACATTGAACGAGTGGGCAACTTTAACATGGAACCACCCGGCGCTTTTCGTGGTCGAGGAGAGCACCCTAAGATGGGCAAGCTCAAGTCGCGCGTTTTGCCTGAACAAGTATCGTTGAATCTAAGCGAATGCGCCCCTGTTCCCCCCTGTCCAGTTCCAGGGCACGCTTGGAGTGATGTTCGACACGATCCGCGTGGGCAATGGCTCGCTACATGGAAGGAAAACATCAATAACCAGTCCAAGTACATGCAGCTGGCAGCGCAGTCTTCGTTTAAGGGAAAATCAGATCGATCCAAGTATAGCAAGGCTGGATTGCTCTGTAaaaacattgaaaagatTCGCAAATCGTACAAGAAAGACCTGAAATCCAAGGACATGGAAGTTAAGCAAttagcaacggcaacgtGGGTTATAGATCGACTGGCACTTCGTGTTGGCGGAGAGAAGGATACTGATGAAGAAGCAGATACAGTTGGTTGCTGCTCGCTGCGCGTGGAACACTTACATTTTGATCCCAATGGCGAAGGTGGTGATAGCAAAGAAATTGAGCTCGAGTTCCTAGGTAAGGATTCCATGCTTTTTAAACAGACGATCGACTTTGGGGCGACCTTGTATAACGATAGCAACGGTCTGGGGGCGCAGGTCTACGACAACCTAAAGTCTTTttgcaagaagaagaaatctTCCGAAGAAGTTTTTCACGTAATCAATCCGACAATGCTAAACAACCATTTGAAACAGTTCATGGACGGCCTTTCGGCCAAAGTTTTCCGTACGTACAATGCATCCAAAACGTTGCAAACCGAGCTTCGTAAGTACGAGGTATCTCCTGCCTGGCGTAACCTTACCGCATCGGAAAAAGTCGTCGAGTACAATAATGCCAACCGTGAAGTGGCGATTCTCTGTAACCATCAGCGTTCGGTCAGCAAAGCTCAAGAAACTCAGCTTGAAAACATCACAGCAAAAGTAGGCATGTTAAAAAAACAGAAGAAAGATTTGAAGAAGATTCTCAAGCTGCTTACGGCGGGAGAGGCTGATAAAATTCCTACGAAAAAGTCACCTCAGACTATGACTGATGAA CAGGTTGTGAAAAAGATTGAAGCGTGGAACGGTAAGATAAGCAAAATGGAAATGGACCTTAAACACAAGGACGACAATAAGGAGGTCTCACTCGGAACTTCGAAGATTAACTATATGGACCCCCGGATCTCAGTAGCATGGTGCAAACGAAACGAAGTTCCAATTGAGaagatcttttccaaaacgcTGCGCGACAAATTCAACTGGGCCATGGCAGTTGTGCCAGACTGGGAATTTAACGAACACATTGCCAAAGAAGCTTAA
- a CDS encoding predicted protein: protein MVEISAIGDSNAAAPVENVAELQFGPEFEDIHILSNAQVAVILQVSANSAVNRDEELNEVYRKTQKYVNRFNTMTNPEKEHQELVDELDNLQDALSTFRKETDDGDELELHGAEVAALMNLVATDTLVEEAVALIPSLSRFPEAAIDEILDLIRSTMIRIVS from the exons ATGGTCGAAATCTCTGCTATAGGGGATTCTAATGCTGCGGCGCCGGTCGAAAACGTTGCGGAGTTGCAGTTTGGGCCCGAGTTCGAAGACATTCATATCCTCTCCAACGCTCAGGTTGCTGTTATTCTGCAAGTGAGTGCCAACTCCGCCGTCAATCGTGATGAAGAGCTCAACGAAGTTTACCGAAAAACACAGAAATACGTGAATCGATTCAACACAATGACCAATCCAGAAAAGGAACACCAAGAGCTCGTTGATGAACTTGACAACCTGCAAGA CGCCTTATCTACGTTTCGCAAAGAGACAGACGATGGCGACGAGCTCGAGCTGCACGGTGCTGAAGTCGCTGCACTCATGAATCTAGTGGCAACCGATACCCTGGTTGAAGAAGCTGTGGCGTTGATTCCGTCTTTGTCTCGATTTCCCGAAGCTGCCATCGATGAGATTTTGGACTTGATCCGCAGCACAATGATCCGGATTGTTTCGTAA